One Solanum lycopersicum chromosome 4, SLM_r2.1 DNA window includes the following coding sequences:
- the LOC138348183 gene encoding secreted RxLR effector protein 161-like, giving the protein MDCRSVTIPLVANEKFRKNDGEKKANSSLDRSLIGSLLYLTSTRPDIMFAASLLSRFMQEPSQVHFGAAKRVLRYFQGTMDYGIMYKFGGDSNLIGYSDSDWAGNIDDMKSTSGYVFLFGSSIYS; this is encoded by the coding sequence atggatTGTAGATCTGTGACCATACCATTAGTAGCAAATGAGAAGTTTAGAAAAAATGATGGAGAAAAGAAAGCTAATAGCTCACTTGATAGGAGCTTGATTGGAAGTTTATTATATCTTACTTCAACAAGGCCAGATATTATGTTTGCTGCTAGTTTATTATCCAGatttatgcaagaaccaagTCAAGTGCATTTTGGAGCTGCAAAGCGTGTTCTGCGCTACTTTCAAGGAACAATGGATTATGGGATAATGTACAAATTTGGTGGAGATTCGAACTTAATTGGTTATTCTGATAGTGATTGGGCTGGAAATATAGATGACATGAAAAGTACTTCTGGCTATGTTTTCTTATTTGGATCAAgtatttattcttga